A window of the Vanessa cardui chromosome 12, ilVanCard2.1, whole genome shotgun sequence genome harbors these coding sequences:
- the LOC124534033 gene encoding ovarian-specific serine/threonine-protein kinase Lok-like, whose translation MGDDLIHDSENTQTQTQNSQVEWSQTNTPSFIPNIWGRLYSTKVSSSGKYCWKYTNTQKPEYYDLINPEFTLGRTLTCTFVVKKDIIKENIIKNVSKQHFIIKRDLSETLSPAIITDLSHNGTFINGVKIGKGKSRVLDDNDEIAVTHQLVKIFLFKDLLKNEQDKVPKEISQKYYISRILGQGACGIVKLVYNKTACTKHAMKVIKKSRLTNGQLNHLNNPAKIMNEINIMKALRHPCIISTEEVFDSCDAVYIVLELMQGGELFDRITKLGKLPERLTKFLFRQMVLAVKYLHSQGITHRDLKPENVLLESKEEETIVKITDFGLSKFVGEDSFMKTMCGTPLYLAPEVLRGNGLNSYGPEVDVWSLGVILFVCLVGYLPFSSDYKEISLRDQILSGKYRFSHSHWQHVSLQAKLLMKKMLTVRVDRRITLEQILNHAWMQDVDIIIRTERLLSQEALKEKVYLTESSTNSDEENINIDNVTVLRLVATGKRALSDSYNSCEPIPKKLRVDYNPQIDNVNDTSSTNSCCSHD comes from the exons atggGTGATGATTTAATACATGACAGTGAAAATACTCAAACACAAACACAAAATTCTCAAGTTGAATGGAGTCAAACGAACACACCGTCTTTTATACCAAATATTTGGGGAAGACTTTATTCAACCAAAGTTTCTTCATCGGGAAAATATTGCTGGAAATATACTAATACACAAAAGCCCGAGTATTATG acCTTATTAACCCTGAATTTACTCTTGGAAGAACGTTAACATGTACCTTCGTCGTgaaaaaagatattataaaagaaaacatcattaaaaatgttagcaaacaacattttattatcaaaagaGACTTATC AGAAACTCTGAGTCCTGCGATCATAACAGATTTGTCACACAATGGTACCTTTATTAATGGTGTTAAAATTGGAAAGGGAAAAAGCAGAGTACTAGACGACAATGATGAGATAGCTGTTACACATCAGCTTGTTAAAA tatttttatttaaagatctCCTCAAAAACGAACAAGATAAAGTACCTAAAgaaatatcacaaaaatattatatttccagGATTTTAGGACAAGGAGCTTGTGGCATTGTTAAATTAGTGTATAAtaaa ACGGCATGCACTAAGCATGCAatgaaagttattaaaaaaagtagattGACAAATGGACAgctaaatcatttaaataatccagcaaaaattatgaatgaaattaaCATAATGAAGGCTCTGAGACAT cCATGTATAATATCTACAGAAGAGGTATTTGATTCATGTGACGCAGTATACATAGTGCTGGAGTTAATGCAAGGGGGAGAACTGTTTGACAGAATCACAAAGCTTGGGAAGCTTCCGGAAAGGCTGACTAAATTTCTCTTCAGACAAATGGTTTTAGCTGTAAAGTATCTTCACTCTCAAGGCATCACACACAGAGACcttaaa CCTGAAAATGTGCTATTGGAGAGTAAGGAAGAAGAAACAATAGTGAAAATAACTGATTTTGGACTCAGCAAATTTGTTGGCGAAGACAGCTTCATGAAGACCATGTGTGGGACACCTTTGTATTTAGCTCCAGAGGTACTTAGAGGCAATGGACTGAATAGTTATGGACCAGAAGTTGACGTTTGGAGCTTGGGTGTAATATTATTTGTGTG CCTTGTGGGCTACTTGCCCTTCTCATCGGACTACAAGGAAATCTCACTCAGAGACCAAATACTTAGTGGAAAGTATAGATTCTCACACTCGCACTGGCAACACGTGAGTTTGCAGGCCAAGCTGTTAATGAAGAAAATGCTAACGGTAAGAGTTGACAGAAGGATCACCCTTGAACAAATACTGAATCATGCCTGGATGCAG GATGtagatattataataagaacCGAAAGGTTGTTATCGCAAGAAgcattaaaagaaaaagtttatttgacAGAATCATCCACAAACTCTgatgaagaaaatataaatatagacaaTGTCACTGTTCTAAGACTAGTTGCAACTGGTAAAAGAGCACTTAGCGATAGTTACAATTCCTGCGAACCAATCCCAAAAAAACTGAGAGTTGATTATAATCCTCAGATTGACAATGTCAATGACACAAGTTCAACTAACAGCTGTTGCTCACATgattaa